One Nitrospirota bacterium genomic window, AGGCCTGCCAATATCCCCAGCACAATTGCTATGGAAAATGAACTGGCCACAGCACGGAAGGGGGTTTCTATTCCCACCGTTTCGAGCTTTACAAATTCGATCAGAGAAACCGTAAATATCACGGCAAAGACGTCGCTCAATGCCGATTCAACCGAGAGGATTGTCTTTATTTCCGCTCCCATTGACATCGGAGCAATCACGGGTATGACGATGGCAGCGCTCGTACACCCCAGGATGGTGCCGAGGAGCAGGCTCCTCATGATACCCCATCCCTCCACGTAATACAAAAAGCCCGCGATGGACAGAGTGGACAGGGAAAAAGAGATAAGAACCAGAAGGGATGCTGTGCCAAATTCCTTCATCAGTTTGTCCATGTCCATGTCCATCCCGCCTTCGAATAGGATGATCATCAATGCCAGAGAGCCAAAATACTCGGCAAAGTGGGTCAGGCTTTTCGGTTCAACCAGATTGAATAAAGGGCCAAGAATCACCCCTATTCCCAGAAGAACAAGGACATCGGGGACTTTTGTCCTCTCAAAAGAAAGACCGCCGAAGAAACCGATCAGGATTATTACGCCTGCAATTAAAAACACAAAGGATAATTCCATTCGAAT contains:
- a CDS encoding cation:proton antiporter — encoded protein: MELSFVFLIAGVIILIGFFGGLSFERTKVPDVLVLLGIGVILGPLFNLVEPKSLTHFAEYFGSLALMIILFEGGMDMDMDKLMKEFGTASLLVLISFSLSTLSIAGFLYYVEGWGIMRSLLLGTILGCTSAAIVIPVIAPMSMGAEIKTILSVESALSDVFAVIFTVSLIEFVKLETVGIETPFRAVASSFSIAIVLGILAGLLWLKILDFFRGRKYSYMTTLAAMLIIFATVNFLGGSGPISILIFGLILGNCSDFAKFLKLRTCVLVDEAIKFLHGEVTFFIRTFFFVYMGMMISFNFIDFNFITLSFSLLLIILIIRYFGVGLTVLVYHSKRADRFVMMSMLPRGLASAVLATLPAAANIRGSENFIDYTFAVIVLTNIIMTLGVFLVEKRLQIS